A region of Streptosporangiales bacterium DNA encodes the following proteins:
- a CDS encoding PucR family transcriptional regulator encodes MDLRSLLATPALGLSLRVGEAALGHEVRWVVTTDLLDPRRYLAGGELVLTGMMWRHDETDAETFVAHVVAAGAVALGASDPALDDVPRDLVDACKRHGLPLFHVGREVSFSTITEHVVRRLAAGRSADLATLLGRHRSLIEAGTRLGGVLGLVAEELGLSCWVLSGTGRTIEGTAALGDEQRAAIAAEVARGGPLPRRVTHRGTDGYSVFGVGAPPHVSRLLVVDDDHTRWSRERRGVADELVAMVALDLDTWLREHRTDDDLFTLLDDDTDPGTVATRLRVAGLDPGAGLLVAVADGDEAAAVLAEAVEPVARHYVWARYGGGAAAVAQLTGGVTGVARDAVAVLAPALAASGMRVTVGVSDPVTSVDGLAGAWAEARQAREIAALDPAAASLAGSERLASHVLLLANVSTEVRHAFRSRVLDPLLAYDERHTSDLVHTLETFLDCGGSWSQCAAELHVHVNTLRYRIDRIEQLTGRDLRRLPDQVDVYLALRLR; translated from the coding sequence GTGGACCTGCGGTCGCTGCTCGCGACTCCGGCGCTCGGGCTGTCCCTGCGCGTCGGCGAGGCGGCGCTCGGCCACGAGGTGCGCTGGGTGGTCACCACCGACCTGCTCGACCCGCGCCGCTACCTCGCGGGCGGCGAGCTCGTCCTCACCGGCATGATGTGGCGGCACGACGAGACCGACGCCGAGACGTTCGTCGCCCACGTCGTCGCGGCGGGCGCCGTCGCGCTGGGGGCGAGCGACCCGGCACTCGACGACGTCCCGCGTGACCTGGTCGACGCGTGCAAGCGGCACGGGCTGCCGCTGTTCCACGTCGGCCGCGAGGTGTCGTTCTCGACGATCACCGAGCACGTCGTACGCCGCCTCGCCGCCGGGCGCTCGGCCGACCTCGCGACCCTGCTCGGCCGGCACCGGTCGCTCATCGAGGCCGGCACCCGGCTCGGCGGCGTCCTCGGGCTCGTCGCGGAGGAGCTCGGCCTGTCGTGCTGGGTGCTCTCCGGAACCGGCCGGACGATCGAGGGGACGGCCGCCCTCGGCGACGAGCAGCGCGCGGCGATCGCGGCCGAGGTCGCACGCGGTGGGCCGCTGCCGCGGCGGGTCACCCACCGCGGCACCGACGGGTACTCGGTGTTCGGCGTGGGTGCGCCGCCCCACGTGAGCCGGCTGCTCGTGGTCGACGACGACCACACCCGGTGGTCGCGGGAACGGCGGGGAGTCGCCGACGAGCTCGTCGCGATGGTCGCGCTCGACCTCGACACGTGGCTACGCGAGCACCGTACCGACGACGACCTGTTCACCCTCCTCGACGACGACACCGACCCGGGCACCGTCGCCACGCGTCTGCGCGTCGCCGGGCTCGACCCGGGAGCGGGCCTGCTCGTCGCCGTCGCCGACGGCGACGAGGCCGCCGCGGTGCTCGCCGAGGCGGTCGAACCGGTCGCGCGGCACTACGTCTGGGCGCGGTATGGAGGCGGCGCCGCGGCGGTGGCGCAGCTGACCGGCGGGGTCACCGGTGTCGCACGGGACGCGGTCGCCGTGCTCGCGCCGGCCCTGGCCGCGTCCGGCATGCGGGTGACCGTCGGCGTCAGCGACCCGGTCACGTCGGTGGACGGCCTCGCCGGGGCGTGGGCCGAGGCGAGGCAGGCCCGCGAGATCGCCGCGCTCGACCCGGCCGCCGCCTCCCTCGCGGGTTCCGAGCGGCTGGCGTCGCACGTGCTCCTCCTGGCGAACGTCTCCACCGAGGTGCGCCACGCGTTCCGTTCGCGGGTGCTCGACCCGCTCCTCGCGTACGACGAGCGGCACACGTCCGACCTCGTGCACACGCTCGAGACGTTCCTCGACTGCGGTGGCTCGTGGTCGCAGTGCGCCGCCGAGCTGCACGTGCACGTGAACACCCTGCGCTACCGGATCGACAGGATCGAGCAGCTGACCGGACGCGACCTGCGCCGTCTCCCCGACCAGGTCGACGTCTACCTGGCGCTGCGCCTGCGCTGA
- the uraD gene encoding 2-oxo-4-hydroxy-4-carboxy-5-ureidoimidazoline decarboxylase, with the protein MTLDSFNRLEAEAAAAALAPCCASPGWAQRVAGGRPYRDVASLVAAGEAAFDALGRPAVEAVVAAHPRIGERPAGDGRESAWSREEQSSVRTATGTGADLAAANAAYEQRFDRVFLVCATGLSALDVLAEAKRRLGNDEATEWTETTRELRKIVRLRLTKMIR; encoded by the coding sequence GTGACCCTCGACTCGTTCAACCGCCTCGAGGCGGAGGCGGCGGCCGCCGCCCTCGCGCCCTGCTGCGCCTCGCCGGGGTGGGCGCAGCGGGTGGCCGGCGGCCGCCCCTACCGCGACGTGGCGTCCCTCGTCGCGGCGGGTGAGGCGGCGTTCGACGCGCTCGGCCGGCCCGCCGTTGAGGCCGTGGTCGCGGCGCACCCGCGCATCGGCGAACGTCCGGCAGGGGACGGCCGGGAGTCCGCGTGGTCCAGGGAGGAGCAGTCGAGCGTCCGCACCGCCACGGGTACCGGGGCCGATCTCGCCGCCGCCAACGCCGCGTACGAGCAGCGGTTCGACCGTGTGTTCCTCGTCTGCGCGACCGGGCTGTCGGCGCTGGACGTGCTGGCCGAGGCGAAGCGACGGCTCGGCAACGACGAGGCCACCGAGTGGACGGAGACGACCAGGGAGCTGCGGAAGATCGTCCGGCTGCGCTTGACGAAGATGATCCGATGA
- the uraH gene encoding hydroxyisourate hydrolase — protein MSISTHVLDATTGRPAAGMSVTLWRSTGDGWAQVVHARTDDDGRITDWPSRPGVHRIVFATGPWWQDQGKEAFHPEVVVTFTVTDPDAHQHVPLLASPFSYTTYRGS, from the coding sequence ATGAGCATCTCGACGCATGTGCTCGACGCGACGACGGGACGGCCGGCGGCCGGCATGTCCGTCACGCTGTGGCGCTCGACGGGCGACGGCTGGGCCCAGGTGGTGCACGCCCGCACCGACGACGACGGGCGGATCACGGACTGGCCGTCGCGACCCGGCGTGCACCGGATCGTCTTCGCGACCGGTCCATGGTGGCAGGACCAGGGCAAGGAGGCCTTCCATCCCGAGGTGGTGGTCACGTTCACCGTCACCGATCCCGACGCCCACCAGCATGTGCCACTGCTGGCGAGCCCGTTCTCCTACACGACCTACCGAGGGAGCTGA
- the pucL gene encoding urate oxidase, with the protein MGATLGASSYGKAEVRVVRIDRDSPRHEITDLDVDVALGGDLEDSHLHGDNAHVLPTDTMKNTVYALARDGVGGIESFGERLARHFVDTQPPIHTARVRLRRHPWERVGPHSFSRGEGGEVRTAEVSYDGSTVSVWAGLRDLLLLNSTDSEFTGFAVDEYTTLEPTTDRILATAVTATWRYADTSGDLAEAYTAAREGLVSAFADTYSLALQQTLYAMGERVLDRVPAVAEVLLALPNRHHFLVDLAPFGRDNPGEVFHAADRPYGLIEGTVKRT; encoded by the coding sequence ATGGGCGCCACGCTCGGTGCCAGCAGCTACGGCAAGGCCGAGGTACGCGTCGTCAGGATCGACCGGGACTCCCCCCGTCACGAGATCACCGATCTCGATGTCGACGTCGCGCTCGGCGGCGACCTCGAGGACAGCCACCTGCACGGCGACAACGCCCACGTGCTACCGACCGACACGATGAAGAACACGGTGTACGCGCTCGCGCGCGACGGCGTCGGAGGCATCGAGTCGTTCGGTGAACGGCTGGCGCGTCACTTCGTCGACACCCAGCCGCCGATCCACACCGCACGGGTGCGGCTGCGCCGGCATCCGTGGGAACGCGTCGGCCCGCACTCGTTCAGCCGCGGCGAGGGCGGCGAGGTCCGTACCGCCGAGGTGTCGTACGACGGGTCGACCGTCTCGGTGTGGGCGGGCCTGCGCGACCTGCTGCTGCTCAACTCGACCGACTCGGAGTTCACCGGCTTCGCCGTCGACGAGTACACGACGCTCGAGCCGACCACCGACCGCATCCTCGCGACGGCCGTGACGGCGACGTGGCGGTACGCCGACACGTCGGGAGACCTCGCCGAGGCGTACACGGCGGCTCGCGAGGGGCTCGTCTCCGCGTTCGCGGACACCTACTCGCTGGCGCTGCAGCAGACGCTCTACGCCATGGGCGAGCGCGTGCTCGACCGCGTGCCCGCGGTCGCCGAGGTGTTGCTCGCACTGCCGAACCGGCACCACTTCCTCGTCGACCTGGCGCCGTTCGGCAGGGACAACCCCGGCG